The following is a genomic window from bacterium.
AACGTGGAAAGTTCTCATGGTAAGCTGTGTGCCCGGCTCGCCAATGGCTTGAGCAGTCACAATACCCACAGCCTCGCCCATTTTTACCAAAGAGTTAGAACCTAAATCGTAACCAAAACACTTGGCGCAAATTCCTTTTATGCTCTTACATCTCATAACAGAGCGCAATTTTATTTTCTTAAGACCAGATTCATCAATGATTTTAGCCTGATCGCGATTAACCAGTTCGTTCTTTTTAACTATAACTTTACCCGAAGAATTTTTTATGTCTTCGGCCACCGCGCGTCCTAACGATCTTTCACCCAAAGACATTTTAATTTCGTCGCCGTCTTCTTTATATTTAATTACGCCTTCGGTATCGCCACAATCATCTTCTCTCACCACCACATCTTGAGCCACATCCACCAAACGTCGGGTTAAGTAACCCGCCGCCGCAGTTTTTAAAGCGGTGTCGGTGGTGCCTTTTCTAGCGCCGTGCGTAGAAATAAAGTATTCCAAAACATTAAAACCTTCTTTAAAAGATGGAATAATTGGCAGTTCTATGGTTGCGCCAGCCGGGTTAATAACCACGCCTTTCATACCAGCCATCTGGGTTAACTGGCTAATATTGCCTCTAGAGCCAGAATCAAAAATCATAAATACGGGGTTAGCTTTATGCATAGTGGGCGGAACCAATTTAGCAATCTGCTCTTTAGTTTTGTGCCAAACAGAAATAGATTTCGATTTTCTTTCTTCCAAAGTTAAAAGACCATGCAGATAATGTTCACGAATCTTTTCTACTTCTTTCATGGCACCACCAATAATTCCCGCTTTTTGTTCTGGCACTATAATATCGTTCATACCCCAAGAAATTCCGCTTCTGGTGGAGTAATCAAAACCCAGATCCTTAATATCATCTAACATCTTAACAACTTCTGACTGAGGAAAATTCTGAATCACTTCGCTGGTTAGCTTAACCAATTTCTTGCGATTCATTGTTTCGTTAATATAAGGCACTTCTTTTGGTAAAATATTGTTAAACAAAATCCTGCCAACAGACGTTTCCACAAATTCACCGCCCGACTTGGCAAATCTAACTTTAATTTTTGCTCTTAGATCTACTTCGTCAAAATCGTAAGCTAAAATTGCCTCGTTAGCAGAACCGAAGATCTTACCTTCGCCCTTCGTAGCTCCGACCTCATTCGGAGCGGAGTAGGGCTTCCTTAATTTATCGTCGTCCTCCTTCGCTGAAGCTTCGGAATCGGGTTCGCTGGTCATCCAATAAATTCCCAAAACCATATCTTTTTGCGGGTCCACGATAGCTTCGCCCGTGGAAGGTTTAAGCAAATTTTTGGAAGAAAGCATTATTTCTTTAGCTTCTTTTTGAGCTACATCGGACAGCGGCAAATGCACTGCCATTTGGTCGCCGTCAAAATCGGCATTGAACGCTTGGCATACCAAAGGATGGACCTGAATGGCCGAACCCTCAATTAATATTGGCTGGAAAGCTTGAATACCTAAACGGTGCAAGGTGGGCGCGCGGTTAAGCAAAATAACTTTATCGGCAATAACTTCTTCCAAAGATTCCCAAACAATATCAACTTCTTCTTCTATTAAACGAGAGGCGTTTCTGATATTAGAAGCCACTTCCTTTTGATAAATAAGTTTATGAATAATGAAGGGTTTAAAAATTTCTAAAGCCATTCTCTTGGGTAAGCCGGCTTGGTGCAGTTTTAAACCGGGACCCACCACAATGACCGAACGTCCGGAATAATCCACGCGCTTACCCAAAAGATTTTGACGGAATCGGCCTTGCTTACCCTTTAACATATCGGCGAGAGACTTAAGTGCGCGCTTACCGCCCCCAGCTGTCGTAGCCGTAGGTTCACTACCGCGATGCGCCGAGTTATCTATTAAAGCGTCCACGGCTTCTTGCAACATTCTTTTTTCGTTGCGCACAATAACTTCCGGAGATTTAAGATCAATAAGTTTCTTTAGGCGATTATTACGATTGATGACACGCCTATATAGATCGTTAACATCGGACGTGGCATATCTACCGCCATCTAATGGTACCATCGGGCGCAAATCTGGTGGAATAACAGGCAGTACTGTAATAAACATCCATTCTGGGCGAAGTTTATTTCTAACCAAAGATTCAACCAGCCTTAAGCGGCGCAACATTTTTTTCTTGTCACCGGTTTCTTCCATATCGCTTAATTTTTTGACCACATCATCTCTTAAAGATTCCAAGTCCATTTGCTCGAAAATTCTTCTAACAGCTTCAGCGCCAATATCAGCCTTAAAGACTTCGCCGTATTTTAACGACAGATCATAATATTGTGCTTCCGAAATAACTTGAAATTTTTTAATTTTATTTAGTTCGTCTACAGCTGTATCACGCAAAGCTTTAAGTTCGCGTTGACCGCCTTTGGTGGTTTGAAGCTTTAATTTAGTTTTATATTCTTTTTCTATTTCGGCTAAAACACTGTTTCTAGCTTCTTCGTCTACTTCTATTATTATATAAGCCGCAAAATAAATTACTTTTTCTAGTTCTTGAACACCCAGGTTTAGCAAAAGACCCATCTTAGATGGTAAACCACGCAAAAACCAAATATGGCTAACCGGCGCCGCCAAAGTTATATGCCCCATTCTTTCGCGCCTAACTATAGCCCGAGTTACTTCTACTCCGCATTTATCGCACACAATGCCTTTGTACCTAATACGACGATATTTGCCGCAATAACATTCCCAATCTTTGGTCGGGCCAAAAATTGCTTCGGAAAACAAACCTTCTTTTTCCGGTTTTTGAGTACGATAATTTATGGTCTCTGGTTTTATGACTTCGCCATAAGACCAGCCCATAATATCGTCGGGCGAGGCCAAACGTATTCTTATAGCTTTAAAATCTTTTAAATTTGGAGGAATACTTGTTTTAGGCATGTATTAGCTTTTTAGCTTACTAGCTTCCTAGCTTTTTAGCTTCTTAGGTATTAAGCCTAGTAAGCTAACATCCTAGAAAGCTAAGAAGTTAATTTTCTATTTTGATTTCTTCTTTAATTTCGCTCGGTGGCAAAACCTCTTCACCGATAAGTTCTACATTAAGGCCCAAACCTTTCATTTCGTTTACCAAGACAAAGAACGAAGCTGGAATATTTGGTGTTCTAATTGTTTCTCCTTTAATAATGCTTTCATAAGCATAGCCACGGCCAACCACATCGTCCGATTTTATGGTTAACATTTCTTGCAAAATATTGGCAGCGCCATAACCTTCCAAAGCCCAAACCTCCATTTCGCCAAATCTTTGGCCACCAAATTGCGCTTTACCACCCAAAGGCTGTTGCGTAATAAGCGAATAGGGCCCAATAGAACGCATGTGAAGTTTGTCTTCAACCAAGTGGTTAAGCTTCATCATATAAATAATTCCCACGGTAACTTTTTGAGAAAATCTTTCACCGGTCTTGCCATCGTGCAAAACAACTTTGCCATCTTCGGGTAAGCCAGCGTCTTTAAGTTCGGCTCTAATTTCATCTTCGGTAGCACCGGCTAAAGCTGGTGTAGCCGCTCTCATGCCCTTAGCTTTCATAGCCCAACCTAAGTGAGTTTCTAAAATTTGGCCAATGTTCATACGGCTAGCCACACCCAAGGGATTTAAAATAATATCTACGCTACGGCCATCGGCCATATAGGGCATTTCTTCTTCTGGCAAAATCATAGAGATAACACCTTTGTTGCCGTGCCTACCCGCTAATTTATCGCCCACCGAAACTTTTCTGTATTCAGCCACTTCCACTTGAATAGTTTTTATAACGCCGGCTGGCAGCTTATCGCCTTTATCGCGTTCAAAAATTTTAATACCCACCACCCGGCCCCTTTTGCCGTGAGGCAAATGCAACGAAGCGTCTTTGACATCGCGGGCCTTTTCGCCGAATATGGCGCGCAGCAATCTTTCTTCGGCGGTTAGATCGGCCTCGCCTTTGGGCGAAATCTTGCCCACCAAAATATCGCCCTGGCCCACTTCAGCGCCAATGCGTACAATACCTTCTTCGTCTAAATCTTTTAATTTTTCTTCGGAAACATTGGGAATGTCGGGCGTAGTAATTTCCGGACCAAGCTTGGTTTCACGCACATCTATAGAATAGCTTTCAATGTGGATGGAAGAGAAAATATCTTGCTCTACTATTTTTTCGGAAAGAATAATAGCGTCTTCAAAATTGCCGCCCCGCCAACTCATAAAAGCTACGGTTAAATTTTGGCCCAAAGCCAAAGCACCGTCTTCGGTCGAAATACCATCGGCCAAAACTTCGCCTTTTTTAAATTTAGCGCCTTTAGCCAGGCGAGGAAATTGGTTTAAAGAAGTATATTGGTTGGAACGCACAAAGTTATGCAAATTATATTCCACAATTTCGCCGCCGCCTTTAACCGTCTCGGTGCGCATCACTTTAAGTTCGCCCCGCATTTTGTCTTTAACTGATTTACTATATTTAACTTTAATTTTCCGGCCGTCCACCGCCTCAATAGTGCCGTCTTCTTCGGCCAAAATTACATAACCCGAATCTTGCACGGCTCTTTCTTCGGCGCCCGTGCCCACCCAAGGCACCTGCGGCTTAACGCAAGGCACAGCTTGGCGTTGCATATTGGAACCCATCAAAGCGCGGTTAGCATCATCATGTTCCAAAAAAGGAATAAGCGAAGTGGCAATGCTAATAATCTGCTGAGGCGAAACGTCCATCAACTGAACCTTATTTCTTTCTATTAAAGTAGGTTCGGTTAAATAACGAACTTGAACAAGTTCTTCCAAAAATTTACCATCTTCATCAACTTTTACTCCGCCGTGAGCAATATAATATTGTTCTTCTTCTAAAGCGTTAAGATATTTTATATCTTCTGTTATTTTGCCGTTTTTAATAACTCTATAAGGAGTTTCGATAAATCCAAATTCATTTAATCGGGCATAAGAAGCAAAATATTCCACCAAACCAATGTTTGGCCCTTCTGGAGTTTCAATGGGGCAAATTCTGCCGTAGTGCGAAGTGTGCACATCGCGCACTTCAAAACCCGCTCTTTCACGCGCCAGCCCGCCAGGTCCTAAGGCCGAAAGACGGCGCTTGTGTTCCAATTCCGCCAAAGGGTTCACTTGATCCATAAACTGCGAAAGCTGGGACGAAGCAAAAAACTCTTTGACCACCGCAATTAAAGGACGCGCATTTATAAGCTGGGCCGGCGTAATTGTAGTTACATCAAGCGTAGACATTCGGTCTTTAGCAATTCTTTCTAAGCGCGCAAAACCCAATCTTAATCTTTGCTGAACCAGCTCGCCCATAGCGCGAACACGGCGATTGCCTAAATGATCTATGTCGTCGGCTTTGGGCGGTTGTTCGTTATTTAATTTTATTACTTGAGAAATAATAGCCACCAAATCTGCCAAATGCAAAACTCTGTCAGTATAATTTTTATTTAGATCCCTTTCTTTAAGAAAAGATCTTGACTTAGCATCTTCTTCTTTTCTTATACTTTGCAATCTTTGTTCCATTTTCCATCGGCCAACTTCGGACAAATCGTATCTCGCGCCACCAAACATCGCGTCTATCAAACTTTTAGCATTTTCAGCAGTAGCCATGTCGCCCGGGCGAATGCGCTTATATATTTCTATATAGGCGTCGTTTTGGTTTTTAGCCGCATCTTTAGCTAGAGTATTTTTTATGTGAGTAACATCAACAGATGTATCGTGCTTTTTAAAAGCTTCTATTATATCTTCGTCTTGGGTTAAACCAAAAATTCTAAATAGAGATGAGACTGGCACTTTGCGTTTTCTGTCTATTTTTACGGAAATTACTCCATCGTTATCTGTTTCAAATTCTAACCAAGCGCCGCGGTTTGGAATAATCTTGGCGCCAAATTGATTTTTGTTTTTTGTGTTTTGAACAGTAAAAAAAACACCGGAAGAACGTATTAGTTGAGAAACAATAACTCTCTCTACGCCGTTAATAATAAACGTGCCACGAGAAGTCATTAAAGGAAAATCGCCCAAATAGATTTCTTGTTCCTTTATTTCACCCGTGTGTTTATTCTTTAACCTAGCTTTTATTCTTAGCGGAGCTTCATACGAAGTCAGATGTTCTCGGGATTCATCTTGAGAATATTTAGGCTCATCAAAATAATAGCCCCCAAAAGAAAGCTCCAAATTACTGCCGGTGTAATCTTCTATAGGAGAAACTTCTTGAAATATTTCGGCTAAACCCTTATTTAGAAACCATTTATATGAATTTATTTGAACCTCCAACAGGTTGGGTAATGGAAAAGGTTTGTATTTATATGAGGAGAAGATTTTCTTTTTCATATTTTATCTATGAGCGAAGCGAGTAGTTATAAAATATAGAACCCCGCCCCAATTTTGCAATAGATTAGCAAGCGAAGCGCGAGGGCGAATAGCCCATCCCTAATAAGGGCGCAGCGCTTCGCCTATAACAGTATCCCGCTATTCGCGGGACGCACTGCACAAAATAATCCGGGGCAAAATTGGGGCTGGGGTTATTGTTTGGCAACTACTCGCTTTGCTCGTAGGCCAAACTAATAAAACCAAAAAACAGACACAAAAAACCCCTCACCCATTGGGTTTATCAAGGTGTGCCTATTAACACTCTCTGCTTTTTGACGCGAGAGCCAAATAATTCATTTAATATTTCTACACTATAGCTATTAAGCTACAGCTACCGACGCCTCGGCGAAGTGACTCGCTGGGCATTTAGCGTAACAATCGATAAGACCAGTATAATCTATAGGGTATTCATCAGTCAAGTACCATCTCATCACCAGCGGAACCCCTGTTATAAATCCTGGCCCTCATAGCCTGAAGAATGCCAATTCCAACACATAAACTTACAAAATTAGACCCTCCACTAGACACAAAAGACAAGGGAATACCTGTAATGGGCAAAAAGCCAAGGTTGGCACCTATATTTACAACAAAGTGAGTGCACAAAATAATGGCTAGGCCAGCCATAAAAAGCTTAGAAAAGTTATCCGAAGCTAGGACTATATTACTATAAAACCTGTAAAAAATGATAAACCACCCCATAAGAAGCAGACCTACTCCAACCAAGCCGAGTTCCTCGCCTATAGCTGCAAATATAAAGTCAGTTTCATACTCGGGTAAAAAACCAAGCCGAGTTTCGGTGCCCCTGCCTATACCCTTACCCAATAACCCCCCCGAACCTATGGCTATCATAGCCTGTCTGCTTTGATACGAACCGCCCAGAGGATCTTGGTCTGGATAAAGAAAATTTGTTATTCTATTTTTTTGATAATCTGCTAAACCATAATTCCACATAAAAAGCGTAGCCACTAAAACCAAAAACATTATCGCCAACATTTGTCTTGTTTTAATTCCAGCCAAAAGTATCATGCCAAACCATAAAACCAAAAGCACCACCGCCGAACCTAAATC
Proteins encoded in this region:
- the rpoC gene encoding DNA-directed RNA polymerase subunit beta' gives rise to the protein MPKTSIPPNLKDFKAIRIRLASPDDIMGWSYGEVIKPETINYRTQKPEKEGLFSEAIFGPTKDWECYCGKYRRIRYKGIVCDKCGVEVTRAIVRRERMGHITLAAPVSHIWFLRGLPSKMGLLLNLGVQELEKVIYFAAYIIIEVDEEARNSVLAEIEKEYKTKLKLQTTKGGQRELKALRDTAVDELNKIKKFQVISEAQYYDLSLKYGEVFKADIGAEAVRRIFEQMDLESLRDDVVKKLSDMEETGDKKKMLRRLRLVESLVRNKLRPEWMFITVLPVIPPDLRPMVPLDGGRYATSDVNDLYRRVINRNNRLKKLIDLKSPEVIVRNEKRMLQEAVDALIDNSAHRGSEPTATTAGGGKRALKSLADMLKGKQGRFRQNLLGKRVDYSGRSVIVVGPGLKLHQAGLPKRMALEIFKPFIIHKLIYQKEVASNIRNASRLIEEEVDIVWESLEEVIADKVILLNRAPTLHRLGIQAFQPILIEGSAIQVHPLVCQAFNADFDGDQMAVHLPLSDVAQKEAKEIMLSSKNLLKPSTGEAIVDPQKDMVLGIYWMTSEPDSEASAKEDDDKLRKPYSAPNEVGATKGEGKIFGSANEAILAYDFDEVDLRAKIKVRFAKSGGEFVETSVGRILFNNILPKEVPYINETMNRKKLVKLTSEVIQNFPQSEVVKMLDDIKDLGFDYSTRSGISWGMNDIIVPEQKAGIIGGAMKEVEKIREHYLHGLLTLEERKSKSISVWHKTKEQIAKLVPPTMHKANPVFMIFDSGSRGNISQLTQMAGMKGVVINPAGATIELPIIPSFKEGFNVLEYFISTHGARKGTTDTALKTAAAGYLTRRLVDVAQDVVVREDDCGDTEGVIKYKEDGDEIKMSLGERSLGRAVAEDIKNSSGKVIVKKNELVNRDQAKIIDESGLKKIKLRSVMRCKSIKGICAKCFGYDLGSNSLVKMGEAVGIVTAQAIGEPGTQLTMRTFHVGGVAGVSDITQGLPRVEEVFEVRPPKGQAIISEFDGRVEEVSSQGSQKIIKIRVETKSGKDDIKEYSLPVGVSVFVEKGDLIAKGSQISEGNLNLQELFLLAGQEAVERYIVKEVETIYVTQGASINEKYLEVIARQMLSRVRIVDPGDTKLLPGEVSEKWQVWAENAKIGKPSSAHPSLKATEWHGKATEGKGKKATYEQLLLGITKVSLTTESFLSAASFQETARSLINAAIEAKEDGLRGLKENVIVGRLIPAGTGFRE
- the rpoB gene encoding DNA-directed RNA polymerase subunit beta gives rise to the protein MKKKIFSSYKYKPFPLPNLLEVQINSYKWFLNKGLAEIFQEVSPIEDYTGSNLELSFGGYYFDEPKYSQDESREHLTSYEAPLRIKARLKNKHTGEIKEQEIYLGDFPLMTSRGTFIINGVERVIVSQLIRSSGVFFTVQNTKNKNQFGAKIIPNRGAWLEFETDNDGVISVKIDRKRKVPVSSLFRIFGLTQDEDIIEAFKKHDTSVDVTHIKNTLAKDAAKNQNDAYIEIYKRIRPGDMATAENAKSLIDAMFGGARYDLSEVGRWKMEQRLQSIRKEEDAKSRSFLKERDLNKNYTDRVLHLADLVAIISQVIKLNNEQPPKADDIDHLGNRRVRAMGELVQQRLRLGFARLERIAKDRMSTLDVTTITPAQLINARPLIAVVKEFFASSQLSQFMDQVNPLAELEHKRRLSALGPGGLARERAGFEVRDVHTSHYGRICPIETPEGPNIGLVEYFASYARLNEFGFIETPYRVIKNGKITEDIKYLNALEEEQYYIAHGGVKVDEDGKFLEELVQVRYLTEPTLIERNKVQLMDVSPQQIISIATSLIPFLEHDDANRALMGSNMQRQAVPCVKPQVPWVGTGAEERAVQDSGYVILAEEDGTIEAVDGRKIKVKYSKSVKDKMRGELKVMRTETVKGGGEIVEYNLHNFVRSNQYTSLNQFPRLAKGAKFKKGEVLADGISTEDGALALGQNLTVAFMSWRGGNFEDAIILSEKIVEQDIFSSIHIESYSIDVRETKLGPEITTPDIPNVSEEKLKDLDEEGIVRIGAEVGQGDILVGKISPKGEADLTAEERLLRAIFGEKARDVKDASLHLPHGKRGRVVGIKIFERDKGDKLPAGVIKTIQVEVAEYRKVSVGDKLAGRHGNKGVISMILPEEEMPYMADGRSVDIILNPLGVASRMNIGQILETHLGWAMKAKGMRAATPALAGATEDEIRAELKDAGLPEDGKVVLHDGKTGERFSQKVTVGIIYMMKLNHLVEDKLHMRSIGPYSLITQQPLGGKAQFGGQRFGEMEVWALEGYGAANILQEMLTIKSDDVVGRGYAYESIIKGETIRTPNIPASFFVLVNEMKGLGLNVELIGEEVLPPSEIKEEIKIEN
- a CDS encoding FtsW/RodA/SpoVE family cell cycle protein, translating into MFINHLKRLDWILLGAIALVFILGLLIFYGSAASRQIFWRQLIFGLAGFLLILALSFFDWRIIKESSFFSVSIYVFGLILLFILLVVGAEVRGVTSWFKFGAFNFEPVELVKIILVAVLAKYFSSRFIELHRWKNIITSFLYAGLPAGLVLLQPDLGSAVVLLVLWFGMILLAGIKTRQMLAIMFLVLVATLFMWNYGLADYQKNRITNFLYPDQDPLGGSYQSRQAMIAIGSGGLLGKGIGRGTETRLGFLPEYETDFIFAAIGEELGLVGVGLLLMGWFIIFYRFYSNIVLASDNFSKLFMAGLAIILCTHFVVNIGANLGFLPITGIPLSFVSSGGSNFVSLCVGIGILQAMRARIYNRGSAGDEMVLD